A single region of the Triticum dicoccoides isolate Atlit2015 ecotype Zavitan chromosome 2B, WEW_v2.0, whole genome shotgun sequence genome encodes:
- the LOC119366750 gene encoding acyl transferase 15-like, with protein MSIIVTKSSPVVVAGPSELGTATGGIINLSSFDKCFAPVPVGLLLIFEQPINEPIETIKKALSQALVLYQPMAGRLVTGPDDEPIYILCTGEGVLFVGASASCALEQFRTSPLLLGDLAVRYPAEYCLPGDPMLLMQVTEFACGGFVVGVTWNHVLADAAGMAQFLQAVGELARGMPVLSVLPVRSEADGMLLGIPPSVVTAMRSQMRVGMEEMAGIDVTISWSLISCIKAECGGDCTVFDAVAAVLWQCRTRAVISDPDTPAPLVFPWLVRAKHGYYGNCVMGQPVQAQSGLVANSYIKDLVKLIRLAKEKTPDILTNGGGGDQQQQVATPKYNKLVVTSWRKLGLNAVDFGRGGPLRVLPPPSPAERTAMNICILCPPCKGKDGVNIVSHCVKPEHADAFRRELAATMNLHLLARF; from the coding sequence ATGAGCATCATAGTGACCAAGTCATCGCCGGTGGTTGTCGCAGGCCCATCGGAGCTGGGGACGGCAACCGGtggcatcatcaacctctcctctttcGACAAATGTTTCGCTCCTGTTCCTGTCGGGCTGCTTCTCATTTTCGAGCAGCCAATCAATGAGCCCATTGAGACAATCAAGAAGGCCCTGTCGCAGGCACTGGTGCTCTACCAACCTATGGCTGGCCGCCTCGTCACCGGACCTGACGACGAGCCGATCTACATCTTGTGCACGGGCGAGGGAGTCTTGTTCGTGGGCGCTTCGGCTAGCTGTGCGCTTGAACAATTCAGGACGTCCCCGCTGCTGCTTGGGGACCTCGCCGTCCGCTACCCTGCAGAGTACTGCCTTCCCGGTGACCCCATGCTGCTGATGCAGGTGACCGAGTTCGCCTGTGGCGGGTTCGTCGTGGGCGTGACGTGGAACCACGTCCTGGCCGACGCCGCGGGGATGGCGCAGTTCCTGCAGGCCGTCGGCGAGCTTGCCCGAGGGATGCCAGTGCTGTCCGTCCTTCCGGTCAGGTCCGAAGCCGACGGCATGCTCCTGGGCATCCCGCCGTCAGTCGTCACCGCGATGAGGTCTCAGATGCGCGTCGGAATGGAGGAAATGGCCGGCATCGACGTCACCATCTCATGGAGCCTGATCAGCTGCATCAAAGCCGAGTGTGGCGGCGACTGCACTGTGTTCGACGCCGTCGCGGCTGTTCTCTGGCAGTGCCGCACCCGCGCGGTTATCTCCGACCCCGACACGCCCGCGCCCCTTGTCTTCCCGTGGCTCGTACGTGCCAAACACGGCTACTACGGCAACTGCGTCATGGGGCAGCCGGTCCAGGCGCAGAGCGGCCTGGTGGCCAACAGCTACATCAAGGACCTGGTGAAGCTCATCAGGCTCGCCAAGGAGAAGACACCGGACATACTCACCAACGGCGGCGGAGGGGATCAACAGCAGCAGGTGGCAACCCCGAAGTACAACAAGCTTGTTGTGACGAGCTGGAGGAAGCTTGGGCTCAACGCGGTGGACTTTGGGCGCGGGGGGCCGCTGCGGGTGTTGCCGCCGCCGTCACCGGCAGAGCGGACGGCCATGAACATCTGCATCTTGTGTCCGCCATGCAAGGGGAAGGACGGCGTCAATATCGTGTCCCACTGCGTCAAGCCTGAGCACGCCGATGCCTTCCGACGGGAGTTGGCCGCCACCATGAACTTGCACCTGCTTGCACGTTTCTAG